A genomic stretch from Neomonachus schauinslandi chromosome 16, ASM220157v2, whole genome shotgun sequence includes:
- the MARVELD3 gene encoding MARVEL domain-containing protein 3 isoform X1, with the protein MEGTSGAREPRARPRERDLDRHPRPDRDRHPERQRDRPGDRRRERNGGERRDGDRDRGRDRGSRQDRHRVGDLRAGEQRVWEKSHQSRTRDGPRRPTWDAAPPPWPAPWETPEPPIQRKERFAPSGPASEPTSGRYLPSNPRSGLEEVEYYQSEAEGLLECHKCKYLCTGRGVVQIVEVILNGMVLMCVVASYFVLAGFTASFTSGGGFGNNYYSPFEGTELEQVRQLDQKYTVLRAPLIYGGVAVSLGLGVLTMSVLLQGAKSLTELSGKWLLLEAAFSLLAAVSYGVGIGMYLHVALQINATDTCRARARLYARKGLTWMNCQLAGTDGAAATFACLLVVMYSISVVLALRSYLRQKHYKESQAQHSGCSDAPEYLWSGTL; encoded by the exons ATGGAAGGTACGTCGGGGGCTCGCGAGCCCCGGGCCCGGCCGAGAGAGCGGGACCTAGACCGGCACCCCCGCCCGGACCGAGACCGCCATCCCGAGCGACAGCGGGACCGACCGGGGGACCGGCGGAGGGAGAGAAACGGCGGCGAGCGGAGGGACGGGGACCGGGACAGGGGGAGGGACCGAGGCTCTCGCCAGGACAGACACCGGGTCGGGGACCTTCGCGCCGGTGAACAAAGAGTTTGGGAAAAGTCCCACCAAAGCCGGACGCGGGACGGACCCCGGAGGCCGACCTGGGACGCAGCCCCGCCCCCCTGGCCCGCGCCTTGGGAAACCCCGGAGCCGCCGATCCAGAGGAAGGAGCGCTTCGCACCCAGTGGCCCGGCAAG TGAACCCACTTCAGGGAGATACCTGCCCTCGAACCCCAGGTCTGGCCTAGAGGAAGTGGAATATTACCAGTCAGAGGCTGAAGGACTCCTGGAATGCCATAAATGCAAATACTTGTGCACCGGAAGAG GTGTGGTCCAGATAGTGGAGGTGATACTGAATGGGATGGTTCTCATGTGTGTCGTGGCCTCCTACTTTGTCCTTGCTGGGTTCACTGCGAGCTTTACCAGTGGCGGAGGCTTTGGGAACAACTACTACTCACCATTCGAGGGCACCGAGCTGGAGCAGGTTCGGCAGCTGGACCAGAAGTACACAGTGCTCCGGGCACCCCTGATCTACGGGGGTGTGGCTGTTTCTCTGGGCCTGGGTGTCCTCACTATGAGCGTTTTACTCCAAGGAGCCAAAAGCCTCACGGAACTGTCGGGGAAGTGGCTCCTCTTGGAGGCTGCCTTCAGCCTCCTGGCGGCGGTGAGCTACGGCGTGGGCATTGGCATGTACCTCCACGTGGCCTTGCAGATCAATGCCACAGACACCTGCAGAGCACGAGCGAGGCTCTACGCCCGCAAGGGCCTCACCTGGATGAACTGCCAACTGGCAGGCACGGACGGGGCGGCGGCCACCTTTGCCTGTCTCCTGGTGGTGATGTACAGCATCAGTGTGGTGCTGGCCCTGCGGAGCTACCTGCGACAGAAGCACTACAAAGAGAGCCAAGCACAGCACAGTGGCTGCAGTGACGCGCCCGAATACCTGTGGTCGGGAACTCTCTGA
- the MARVELD3 gene encoding MARVEL domain-containing protein 3 isoform X2 produces the protein MEGTSGAREPRARPRERDLDRHPRPDRDRHPERQRDRPGDRRRERNGGERRDGDRDRGRDRGSRQDRHRVGDLRAGEQRVWEKSHQSRTRDGPRRPTWDAAPPPWPAPWETPEPPIQRKERFAPSGPASEPTSGRYLPSNPRSGLEEVEYYQSEAEGLLECHKCKYLCTGRACCQMLEVLLNLLILACSSVSYSSTGGYTGITSLGGIYYYQFGGAFSGFEGADGEKAQQLDVQFYQLKLPTVTVAMAYSGALMAFCCLLVVLGVLRVPWHCPPWLLIEALLDALIAGAYVPALYFYFRHLSAAYASPVCREREALYQSKGYSGFSCNFHGGDIGAAIFAALSIGLFALGAVLAIRGYRKVRKLKEKPAEMLEF, from the exons ATGGAAGGTACGTCGGGGGCTCGCGAGCCCCGGGCCCGGCCGAGAGAGCGGGACCTAGACCGGCACCCCCGCCCGGACCGAGACCGCCATCCCGAGCGACAGCGGGACCGACCGGGGGACCGGCGGAGGGAGAGAAACGGCGGCGAGCGGAGGGACGGGGACCGGGACAGGGGGAGGGACCGAGGCTCTCGCCAGGACAGACACCGGGTCGGGGACCTTCGCGCCGGTGAACAAAGAGTTTGGGAAAAGTCCCACCAAAGCCGGACGCGGGACGGACCCCGGAGGCCGACCTGGGACGCAGCCCCGCCCCCCTGGCCCGCGCCTTGGGAAACCCCGGAGCCGCCGATCCAGAGGAAGGAGCGCTTCGCACCCAGTGGCCCGGCAAG TGAACCCACTTCAGGGAGATACCTGCCCTCGAACCCCAGGTCTGGCCTAGAGGAAGTGGAATATTACCAGTCAGAGGCTGAAGGACTCCTGGAATGCCATAAATGCAAATACTTGTGCACCGGAAGAG CCTGCTGCCAGATGCTGGAGGTGCTGCTGAACTTGTTGATCCTGGCCTGCAGCTCTGTGTCTTACAGTTCCACAGGGGGCTACACGGGCATCACCAGCCTGGGGGGCATTTACTACTACCAGTTCGGAGGCGCTTTCAGTGGTTTCGAGGGCGCCGACGGGGAGAAAGCACAGCAGCTGGACGTCCAGTTCTACCAGCTGAAGCTGCCCACAGTCACTGTGGCGATGGCCTACAGCGGAGCCCTCATGGCCTTCTGCTGCCTCCTTGTCGTTCTGGGCGTCCTGCGGGTCCCGTGGCACTGCCCCCCATGGCTGCTGATTGAAGCCTTGTTGGACGCGCTCATCGCGGGGGCCTACGTCCCCGCTCTCTACTTCTACTTCCGCCACCTCTCGGCTGCCTATGCGTCCCCAGtgtgcagagagagggaggcgcTGTACCAGAGCAAAGGGTACAGTGGCTTCAGCTGCAATTTCCACGGGGGAGATATAGGAGCTGCCATCTTTGCTGCCCTGAGCATCGGGCTCTTTGCCCTGGGCGCTGTGCTGGCCATCCGGGGTTACCGGAAGGTCAGGAAGCTCAAAGAGAAGCCTGCAGAGATGTTGGAGTTTTAG